CGATGAGCGCCACCACACGCGCACGTTCGCGCTCGAATGCCGCGCGCGCATCCGAGGCCGTCCGGCCGTCGCCGCGCCGCGCCGCTGCGAACCCGCGCGCGAACTGATACGACAGGCGCGGCGACGCCGCGCTGTCGAAATCGGGCGTCCACTGGATCATGCCGCCCGACCACGCTTCGGCGTCGATCACGTAGTGGGCCCACATCATCGCGGCGCTGCCGAGCGCCGAGAGATCGGGATCGAGATCGCGCATGTCCGGCTTGTACTTCGCCCGCGCCGCTTGCTGCTCGCAGCCCACGACCATCCGCCGTGCGTCGGCGAGCCGTCCCTGCTCGACGTAGCCGTACGCCAGCCACGACTGGCCATGGCCGCAGTAGAAGTGCGCCACGCCGCGCTTCGCCGCCATCGCGTCCATCATCCGCATCATGTTCTCGTTGGCGCGTACGACGTCGTCCCACATGCCTAACGCCATGAAGATGTGCGACGTCATGTGCTGCGCATGCGCCGCGTCGGGGGCGACGCGCGACAACGCGCGCGCGGCCGGCAGCGCCTCGGCCGCGTGGTCGGGATCATCCATGCCGTGGATCCAGTAGTGCGCCGCCGCCGGCTCGTTCGGATGTCGTGCGTACACACTCTCGGCGATGGACGCCGCCCGGACGTACGTCGGCACGTTGCGCACGCCCTGGCTCAATCCCATGAGCGACAGCGCGTAGAAGAGCCGCGCCTCGTCATCGCCTGGATTCGCGCGCACCACGGCGGCCATGCGCTCGGAGAACAACGTGTCCCGCGCCGCCTTGGCGCCCTCGCCGTACAACGCATCCACGGCGCGCATGTACGCCCGTTCGCGCGCGGTTGGAGCGGCGCGCTCGCGCGCATCGGCGGTGGGCGCGAACTTGCCTAACGCCTTGCGGCCGGCCGCGGTGTCCTGCTCATCCCACACGGCGTGCGTGTAGGTCATCGCTTCGCCCCAGTACGCCATGGCGAAGTTCGTGTCGGCGTGCTCGGCGCGCTGGAAGGCGTCGGCCGCTTCGTCGTAGTGAAAGAGATGCAGCAGCAGCACACCACGGGAGAATTCGCGTTGGGCGGCGGCTGATGTCGTCGACGTCGGGAAATCCACCGACCCATATCCGGCGAGCGTCAGGGCGCTCGACGACTGCGACTGTACCGACATGGCGGCCACACACGCCGCTGCCGATGCCAGGACCGTCGCTCGCTTCCACGCTGCGCGCATGCGATGCCTCCCGCGCGAATGTTCATGTCTCGGACGCCGGCGGTGCGTGAAACCGAATATCCGCCTCCTCCTCGCGGATCGCCAGCGCGACCGACGCCGCGACGCGTCTATTCCTTGCTCTCGCGGACGGGGCGCGCGACATTGGCGGTGAGCGCCTCGCGTCACCGTTGGACGTCTTCCATGCACGACTACACCGCCGAGACATACGGCGAGCGCATCGCCGACATCTACGACTCGTGGTACGCCGCGTACGACGAGCGCTCGATCGACGCGCTCGCCGACCTCGCGCAGGCTGGACCCGTCTTGGAACTCGGCATCGGCACAGGCCGCATTGCGCTTCCATTGCGGCGCCGGGGCGTCCAGGTGCACGGCGTTGATGCGTCGGCGGCAATGGTCGCGAAGCTTCGCGCCAAACCCGGCGGCGCGGCGATTCCCGTCACCCTGTCGTCGTTCGACGATTTTGCGCTGGACGAGCGCTTCTCGCTCGCCTTCATCGCGTTCAATACGTTCTTCGCCTTCCTCACGCAGGCGCAGCAAGTCCGGTGTATGGAGACGGTCGCGCGTCACCTTGCTCCCGGAGGCCGTTTCGTGATCGAGGCGTTCGTGCCGGACCTCACGCGCTTCGTGTCGGGGCAGACGATGCGCGTGATCGGTGTCGACACGGGAGAAGTGCGGATCGATGCGTCGCTGCTGGATCTGGCGCAGCAACGGGTGACCAGCCAGCACATTGTCCTAACGGAGGGCGGCGTCCGCCTCTATCCGGTCACGCTCCGCTATGTCTGGCCGTCGGAACTGGATCTCATGGCGCGCATCGCGGGCCTGCGTCTCGAGCATCGATGGGCGGATTGGGGGCAAGAAACGTTCGGGCGCGAGAGCACCAAGCACATTTCCATCTATCAGCGCGTGTCCTGAGGCGCGAAGGCCGACTCAGGTGCGGAAGGGCGCCGTCGGCACCACGCGCAACCCCGGCACGCGCGCCAACTCGCGCTCGCTCATCGTCGCTACGCCGTAGCCATGGGCCATCGCCGTGGCGGCGACGAGCATCGCGTGCGGCCCGATGAGCTCGCCCGCCGCCAGCAGGTCAGCCCACAGCTGCGCATGGCGCCGTGCTTCAGTTAGGCCAAAGGGCAGCACCGGCAGGAGGTCGAGCACCGACTCGGCAAACGCCGCCCGTCGCGCGCGCAGGCCGGCATCCGCCCCCCGATTCGCGCCATGCAGCAGCTCGGAGGCGGTGATGGCGGCGATCGCGACCGGCTCCTCGCCGAGCGACGCGAGCATGGCTTCGAGTCTGAGCGTGCCGCGCTCACCGGCGACGATGATCGAGGTGTCCAGCACTACTCCCACGGCGACTCGACCGACGGCAGACCCGTCCGACTCGCCGCAATCCCTCCGGCCAGCCCGCCCGCTTCCTGTGACGTCAGGTGCGGCAACGACGCCCATCGGGCAGCCGCGGAGCGCGCGGGAGTGATGCGGGCGGTATCGATGGCCGCGCCGCCAGCGCCCGCGACGCCCACGTGCGCCGCGACCGCGTCGCGCACGACCTGCGACTTGGGCACGCCGTGCGCCCGGGCCCACCGGGCCACGGCCCGGGCGAGCTCGCGCGAGAGCCGAAGCGTCAGGTGCATGTCCCTCATGTACCACAATGTACTGCATTTGTGCTACGCGCGCCACGCGAGGCCGTCCGGCCGCCGCGTCCACGCCGGCGGCCCGGCTGCTTGCCTCGGCGCGTGTCATCCGTACATACTCGCTCCTACTCCTTTCCTTTCGCGTCTCGGACCTCACCCATGACACCGCTTCGCCCGCATCAGTGGCTGCCGGCCGTCTCCGTCGCGCTGCTCGGCCTCTTCGTTCCGCATACCACGCCGGTGCCCGCACCGGCCGGACCCATCGATCCTGCCTTCTATCACGGTCTCGTCTGGCGCAACGTCGGCCCATTCCGCGCCGGCCGCATCGCGTCCGTCACGGGCGCGATCGGCCAACCGGGCGTGTTCTACGTCGGCTTGCCGGAGGGCGGCGTCTGGAAAACCACCAGCGCCGGCACCACCTGGTTCCCCGTCTTCGACTCCGTCACCAGCGTCGCCGCGGTCGGCGCCATCATGGTCGCCCCGTCGGATCCCAACATCGTCTACGCCGGCACCGGCGACATGCCGACCGGCGGATCGATCAACCAGGGCGATGGCGTGTATCGGTCGAGCGACGCCGGCCTGACGTGGCGCCACGTCGGACTCGACGACTCGCGCCAGATCCCGTCGATCATCGTCGACCCGCACGACCCCAACCTCGTCGTCGCCGCGGCGCAGGGCGACCTGCACCACAAGAGCGACGCGCGCGGCGTCTTTCGCACCACGGATGGCGGTGCGACCTGGACGCGGACCCTCTCCATCGATGACGAGACGGGTGTGGAGAAGCTGGCCAGCGCGTTCGACCAACCGCAGGTGATGTTCGCGACCACCGACCGCCACTACAACGCGCCCGGCGCGCCCCCGCGCCGCGGCGCCGAGCCGGCGTCCGGACCCACGGGCACGGCGCTCTACAAGTCGACCGACGAAGGCCTAACGTGGCACGCCGTGGACGGCCGCGGACTGCCGCGTCTCTACGGACGGACATCGGTCGCGGTCGCCGCACATACCAATGCGGAGCGCGTCTTTCTGATCGGCAACTTCGGACTCTATCGGTCGGACGATGGCGGCGACACGTGGCGTCAGATGGATTCGACCGACCACCGCGTCGGCAACGGCCAGGGTGGCTACAATTGCGGCGTCTACGTCGACCCGCAAAACCCCGACATCGTCTACACCATCAACACGTCGAGCTACATCTCGACCGATGGCGGCAACACGTTCACGGGCTTCAAGGGCGCTCCGGGCGGCGACGACCCGCAGCAGATGTGGATCGACCCGACTAACGGAAAACGCATCCTGCTCGGGCTCGACCAGGGCGCGACGGTCACGCTGGACGGCGGCGCGAACTGGAGCAAGTGGTACAATCAATCGACCGAGCAGGTCTATCACATCTCGATCGACAACTCGTATCCGTTCTGGATCTATGCGACGCAGCAGGATGCCGGCGCCGTGCGGACGCGGAACCGCGGCAACCTGGGCGAGATCACGCCGCTCGACTGGAGTCCGGTGCCGACGTGGGAATGGGGCACGATCGTGCCGGATCCGCTGCACCCCGACACCGTCTACGCGAGCGGCAACGGCATCGTGAAGGTCACGTACCCGAGCGAACAGTGGATCAATGTGAGCCCGCAGCAGGATCCCAAGCTGGAGCTGCGGACGGGCTCTACACAGCCGCTGGTCTGGGCGCCGTGGAATCAGCGCGAGCTGCTGGCGGGCTTCCAGTATCTGATGGAGACGACCGATGGCGGCGTGCACTGGGCGAAAATCAGTCCGGATTTAGGCGTGCCGCACGGCAGCGAACCGGCGGCGCCGCAGCCGCCATCGCGCGGCGGCCGCGGCGGCCCGCCTAACGGCGGCATCATCGAAACCATCGCGCCGTCCACGGTCGCGGCGGGCACGATCTGGGTCGGCACCAACAACGGCCTCATTCGCGTCACGCGCGACAACGGAAAAACCTGGTCCGACGTGTCGGTGGCCGGTCTCCCGAACGCGGCGCACGCGGACATCCAGACCATCGACGCCTCCCATGCCAGCGCCGGCGGAGCGTACGTCGCGATCGATGAGCACAACTCGGGCGACGACACTCCGTACTTCTATCGCACGCGCGACTACGGGAAAACCTGGACCAAGATCATCACCGGCCTCCCGACCGATCAGCCGAGCGGCAGCTTCGCGCACACGATCCGCAACGACCCCAAGCGCGCGGGCCTGCTGTTCGCGGGCACCGAGAGCGGCATGTACGTCTCGTTCGACGATGGCGACCACTGGCAGTCGCTGCAGCTCAACCTGCCTAACACATCGTATCGGGACATCGCGTTCCACGGGTCCGATCTCATCGTCGGCACGTACGGGCGCGGGATCTGGGTCCTGGACGACTACGCCGTGTTGCGGCAGATCACGCCCGCGATCGTCACGGCGAGCGCACATCTGTTCAAGCCCGACGACGCGATTCGCGTTCGCCGCAACGACGGCGCCGACACACCGTTTCCGCCCGAAGTGCCGCACGCGCTCAATCCGCCGGACGGCGTGATCATCTATTACACGCTCGCGGCGCCGCCTCGCGGCGACATCACGCTCGATGTGCTCGATGCGAGCGGCGCGGTGGTGCGGCACCTGTCGAGCGCGCCGATCCCGCCGCTCAAGGAAGCGTCCGATCCGCCGGAGCCTAACTTCTGGCTCGCCAAGCCGGCGCCGATGCCGACCGCCGTGGGACTCAACCGCATCAACTGGGACCTGCGCTTCGACCCGCCGCCCGCGTTCGAGCACACGTACGAGATCAACGCCAACCCCGGCCTAACGCCGGCGTCGCCCGAAGGGCCGCTCGCGCTGCCCGGCGTCTACACGCTCAAGCTGACCGTCGACGGCGCCACCTATAGCCAGACGGCGACGGTCCGGAACGATCCGCGCTCGCCCGCGACGATGGCCGCGTTGCGCGCGCAGAACGATCTCATGATGCGCGTCTATCACGGCCTCGCGAGCGCGTGGGCCGGCTACCACGCACTCGCGGGATTGCGGGCCGATGTCGAGAAAGCAGCTGGCTCGTCTCCGCCGTCCGACGTATCGGACGCCGTCAAGACGTTCGATGCGAAGCTCGACAGCGTGGCCGGCAATCCGTCGGGGGGTCGTGGATTTCGCTTCGGCCGCGGCCCGACGCCGCCGCCCGACTACGTGCGCGTGAGCGGCACGCTCGTGCAACTGCTCGAGGGCCAGGACAACGGCGACATGGCGCCGACGCCGTCGTCGCTCGCGGCGGTCGCGTCCGCCTGCACGGACCTGGCGAAGGTCGCGACGGCCGCCAAGCGCCTAACGACCACCGACCTTCCGGCGGTCGACGCTGCGCTCGGCCGTCATTCGCTCACCGACGTCGCGGCGCCGGCGCGCGGCAAGGGCGGGAGCGGGTGTTGAGCTCTCCCTGTGGCGCGCCTCACCGGCCGGCGGAGCTCTGCCACAGGTGCAGCAGCGCGTAGCTGCGCCACGGCCGCCACGCGTGCGACGCGACGTCGGCGGCGGCCGGCGTCGCGCCGCCTAACGCTTTGCGGGCGGCGAGGTCTTCCTTCGGGAAGGCGTCGGGCCAGCGCAGCGCCCGCATCGCGATGTACTGTGCGGTCCAGGGCCCGACGCCGGGCAGCGCCTCGAGGCGCGAGATCACCTCGTCGGGACGCGCGCCGGCTGCGAGCACGAGCCGTCCGGAGGCCGCCTCGCGCGCCAGCGCCAGAATGCTCCCGGCGCGCGCCCGGATGATGCCGAGCGCCGCCAGGTCCTCGACGCGGGCCTGGGCCACGCGGTCGGCGGTCGGCGCGGCGCGGTCGAGACCGGCATGGGGCGTGCGCACCGGCTCGCCTAACGCCGCCACGAAGCGCCCCGCGATCGTTGTCGCCGCCCTGACCGTGATCTGCTGTCCAAGGATGGCGCGCACCGCCAGCTCGAAGCCGTCGAAGGCGCCCGGCACCCGCAGTCCGGGGTGGCGCGCGACGGACAAGGCGAGCGCCGGATCGCGCGACAGATGCGCGGCGATCACATCGGGCCGGGCGCTCAGATCGAAGAGATGGCGCAGCCTGCCTAACACGGCCGGCAGCACGGGCGTCAGCGTGTGCGTGAGCTCGACCATCAGCGCGCGCCGGACCGGGGCGTGTGTCACGCGCAGCCATCCCCGGTGCGTCCCCAGACGCACGGTGCGCAGATACGCGCCTCCCTCCACGCATTCCACGCCGCGCATCGCGCGCGCGCCCAGAAACGACAGCAGCGCGTCCCACTCGAATGGCTCGCGATAGACGAGCTGCAAGGAACACGTGCCCGACGACGTCGCCGTGCTCCGCGCGTCGGGCGTCGCCCGACGAAACTGGGCCGGCGGGATGCCATAGCGGCCGTTGAACGCATCGTTGAAGCGGCGGACGCTGGCGAATCCGCTGGCGAACGCGACTTCGGACATCGGCAGTGTCGTCTCGGTGAGCAGCTGCTTCGCCAGCAGCAACCGTCGCGTGAGCACCAACTCCATCGGCGAGACGCCCAGCTCGCGCTGCATCATGCGGCGAATCTGTCTCGAGCTCCAGCCGAAGCGCCGGGCAATCGACTCGAGCCCCGCGCCGTCGTCGAGCATCCCTTCGTCGATCCGTTGGGCAATGAGACTCGCAATGCGATGCGCATCGTCGACCGGTGCGTTGCCGGGCGCCAGCTCGGGCCGGCATCGGAGACACGGACGAAAATTCGCCTTCTCCGCCGCTGCGGCGCTGTCGAAGAAGCGGCAATTCGCCGCCTTCGGCGTCCTAGCCGTGCACACGGGACGACAATAGATGCCGGTGGATGTCACGCCGACGTAGAACACGCCGTCGAACCGCGGGTCATGCGCCGCCAGTGCCTGATAGAGCGCTGTCGTGTCATGGGTCATGGGGTGCAACGTACCCGGACAAGGCGCGCTCGACTAGCCATTTTCGGACACCTGGACTCTCGGCGCCCGCGTCGCCGGCCGCCAATGTCGCGTCGGTCCACCGGCCGGGAAGGCAGGTGTCCGAATATGGCCAGAATGGCTACGAATCCCACCGCACATTGCGGTCGTGCATCGTGACCACCGACATTAGCTTCGAGAGGATTCCATGCCCGCTACTCTTCGCACTCGCTCGCGCCGTACCGGCGCACCGATTGCGCGCCGCGACGGCGGCGACGTGATCCGGATCGCGTTCGCCAGCTCCCCGATCGGGCTCCTGCTCGTCGCCCGCAGCGATGCCGGCGTCGTGGCCGTGCTCATCGGCGACGACCGGGACGCGCTGCGGCGCGAGCTGCAACGCCGCATTCCGTTAGGCACCATCGCGGACGCCGACGGGTCGCTCGACGCGCTCGCCGCGGAGGTCGCTGCGCTCGTCGACACGCCGGATCGATCGCTCGGTGTGCCGCTCGACATGCGCGGCACGCCCTTCCAACAGGAAGTCTGGCGCGCGCTGCGCGCCATTCCGCCCGGCACCACCATCACGTACGGCGAGCTCGCGGCGCGCCTCGGCCGTCCGCAATCCGCGCGCGCGGTCGGTGCCGCGTGCGGCGCCAATCCGCTGGCGATCCTCGTCCCGTGTCATCGCGTCGTCGCGCAGACCGGTGCGCTGACCGGGTACCGATGGGGTGTCGCTCGCAAGCAAGCTCTCCTGCGGCGCGAATCCTCCGCGCGTCGCTGAGCACGCTTTTCGCCGAACGACGACGGCGTTTCGCGACGGTCGCGGCCGGTGTACCGTTCACGGCGTGTGACCGTCGCCCTTTCGCCGCCGAGGACATGTGGACTCCGAGCTCGATGCGCTGATTCAGCGCGCCGATCAAGCCGATCCCGTCGCATCGGACAAGCTGTTCCGGATGCTGTATCACGAGCTGCACCGGCTGGCCGAAATCCAGCTGCGGCGCGCGAACGCCTCGGTCACGTTAGGCACGACGACGCTCCTCCACGAGGCGTACCTCAACATGACGGGGCGTCCGCAGCTCGCGTTCCCGGACCGGCTGCGGTTTCTCTCGTACGCGTCGCGCGCGATGCGCGGCCTCATCATCGATTACGCGCGCCGGCGCCGCGCGCGGAGGCGCGGCAGCCGCTTCGAAGTGACGCTCGAGGGCACGGACCTCCCGCCGGAGACCGGCGCGATCGATGGCGTGGAGATCGCGAACCTCGGCGATGCGCTCGACGAGTTGGCGGCGATCGAGCCGCGCTTGGCGCAGTTGGTGGACCTGCATTTCTTTTGCGGATTCTCGTTCATCGAGATTGCCGCACTG
This Gemmatimonadaceae bacterium DNA region includes the following protein-coding sequences:
- a CDS encoding ECF-type sigma factor, which produces MDSELDALIQRADQADPVASDKLFRMLYHELHRLAEIQLRRANASVTLGTTTLLHEAYLNMTGRPQLAFPDRLRFLSYASRAMRGLIIDYARRRRARRRGSRFEVTLEGTDLPPETGAIDGVEIANLGDALDELAAIEPRLAQLVDLHFFCGFSFIEIAALRGVSDRTIQRDWRKARALLHRSVLGDGEPTSS
- a CDS encoding class I SAM-dependent methyltransferase; this translates as MHDYTAETYGERIADIYDSWYAAYDERSIDALADLAQAGPVLELGIGTGRIALPLRRRGVQVHGVDASAAMVAKLRAKPGGAAIPVTLSSFDDFALDERFSLAFIAFNTFFAFLTQAQQVRCMETVARHLAPGGRFVIEAFVPDLTRFVSGQTMRVIGVDTGEVRIDASLLDLAQQRVTSQHIVLTEGGVRLYPVTLRYVWPSELDLMARIAGLRLEHRWADWGQETFGRESTKHISIYQRVS
- a CDS encoding methylated-DNA--[protein]-cysteine S-methyltransferase: MPATLRTRSRRTGAPIARRDGGDVIRIAFASSPIGLLLVARSDAGVVAVLIGDDRDALRRELQRRIPLGTIADADGSLDALAAEVAALVDTPDRSLGVPLDMRGTPFQQEVWRALRAIPPGTTITYGELAARLGRPQSARAVGAACGANPLAILVPCHRVVAQTGALTGYRWGVARKQALLRRESSARR
- a CDS encoding PIN domain-containing protein — its product is MGVVLDTSIIVAGERGTLRLEAMLASLGEEPVAIAAITASELLHGANRGADAGLRARRAAFAESVLDLLPVLPFGLTEARRHAQLWADLLAAGELIGPHAMLVAATAMAHGYGVATMSERELARVPGLRVVPTAPFRT
- a CDS encoding AlkA N-terminal domain-containing protein, whose translation is MTHDTTALYQALAAHDPRFDGVFYVGVTSTGIYCRPVCTARTPKAANCRFFDSAAAAEKANFRPCLRCRPELAPGNAPVDDAHRIASLIAQRIDEGMLDDGAGLESIARRFGWSSRQIRRMMQRELGVSPMELVLTRRLLLAKQLLTETTLPMSEVAFASGFASVRRFNDAFNGRYGIPPAQFRRATPDARSTATSSGTCSLQLVYREPFEWDALLSFLGARAMRGVECVEGGAYLRTVRLGTHRGWLRVTHAPVRRALMVELTHTLTPVLPAVLGRLRHLFDLSARPDVIAAHLSRDPALALSVARHPGLRVPGAFDGFELAVRAILGQQITVRAATTIAGRFVAALGEPVRTPHAGLDRAAPTADRVAQARVEDLAALGIIRARAGSILALAREAASGRLVLAAGARPDEVISRLEALPGVGPWTAQYIAMRALRWPDAFPKEDLAARKALGGATPAAADVASHAWRPWRSYALLHLWQSSAGR
- a CDS encoding ribbon-helix-helix protein, CopG family; translated protein: MHLTLRLSRELARAVARWARAHGVPKSQVVRDAVAAHVGVAGAGGAAIDTARITPARSAAARWASLPHLTSQEAGGLAGGIAASRTGLPSVESPWE